Proteins encoded within one genomic window of Flavobacterium oreochromis:
- a CDS encoding HmuY family protein: MKKGLLLLYFTSFFISCSKEPVDEKQKTLIAKEEVLKPEIGGPNQPNQVFLDLSAVQYKVVKRSTWDLGFYSGKDFRVILNNSIFMATKKTDQTDITLVQNPDKNVISLGGFNLAKNGYCDDATGILNGSGQGKGTAIEEISAVDNDNKVYLLNLGFEISSTIPAIGSVSTEGKSRGWKKIRILRYSNNGYRIQYADLSDKDFKEKIIYKDKLYNFTFLNLFKDEIVTVEPKKELWDLCFTTFTNYILSGDDIVTYGFADFVVSNMKGGTLVYEVNTSEYSYEKFKKENIIESNFSSSKTDQRIIGSNWRIGGSQFGGLPSIKTDRFYVLKDIQSNYYKIKFLTLTNDKGERGNTKIQYSLL; the protein is encoded by the coding sequence ATGAAAAAAGGACTATTACTATTGTACTTTACCTCATTTTTTATCTCATGTTCAAAAGAGCCTGTAGATGAAAAACAAAAAACTTTAATAGCAAAGGAAGAAGTATTAAAGCCAGAGATAGGAGGACCTAACCAACCTAATCAAGTTTTTTTAGATTTGAGTGCAGTACAATATAAGGTTGTAAAGAGATCAACATGGGATCTTGGTTTTTACTCAGGAAAAGACTTTAGGGTGATTTTGAACAATTCTATATTTATGGCAACAAAGAAAACAGATCAAACAGATATAACTCTAGTTCAAAATCCTGATAAAAATGTAATTTCTTTGGGAGGTTTTAATTTAGCTAAAAATGGATATTGTGATGACGCTACAGGTATTTTGAATGGATCAGGGCAAGGAAAAGGGACTGCTATTGAGGAAATTTCTGCAGTTGATAATGATAATAAAGTCTATTTGCTTAATCTAGGTTTTGAAATCTCTAGTACAATTCCAGCAATAGGTTCAGTTAGTACAGAAGGAAAATCAAGAGGATGGAAGAAAATTAGAATACTAAGATACAGTAATAATGGTTATAGAATTCAATACGCTGATTTATCTGATAAAGATTTTAAAGAAAAAATAATATATAAAGATAAACTATACAACTTTACTTTTTTAAACTTATTTAAGGATGAAATTGTAACTGTAGAACCTAAAAAAGAGCTATGGGACTTATGCTTTACAACATTTACTAATTATATTTTGTCAGGGGATGATATTGTTACATATGGATTTGCAGATTTTGTTGTATCTAATATGAAAGGAGGAACTTTAGTATATGAAGTAAATACGTCAGAGTATTCATATGAAAAATTTAAAAAAGAAAATATAATAGAGTCTAACTTTAGCTCTTCTAAAACAGATCAAAGAATAATAGGTTCTAATTGGAGGATAGGAGGGTCGCAGTTTGGAGGATTACCCAGTATAAAAACAGATCGTTTTTATGTATTAAAAGATATTCAATCAAATTATTATAAAATAAAATTTCTTACACTAACTAATGATAAAGGAGAAAGAGGAAATACAAAAATTCAATACTCTTTATTATAA
- a CDS encoding T9SS type A sorting domain-containing protein, translating to MLKDLDYRDSGSKFVYYNLETHAIVDEEPVSWDLLFTTYDQNLNKAEIRPSDNMYTVTGCLHKYGLAVAEVLEEDHTVNSNFENLTYKEDINVIGYDWKEFNFDYSNPDYIMSKKKFYVKTLNGDYYRLFLKYKVVNGFDREIEIYKQKLEKERLSADDFKNDFFKIYPTILTNSKLNIETPEPKEFKNIQLLTATGQMVYQQNLNSIVNQLELNLPESLNKGIYIVKINTADKTLTARVVK from the coding sequence ATACTAAAAGATTTAGATTATAGAGATTCGGGAAGTAAATTTGTTTATTACAATCTAGAAACTCATGCTATTGTAGATGAAGAACCTGTATCATGGGATTTATTATTTACAACTTATGATCAAAATTTAAATAAGGCAGAAATAAGGCCAAGTGATAATATGTATACTGTAACTGGTTGTTTGCATAAATACGGACTTGCTGTTGCAGAAGTTCTAGAAGAAGATCATACTGTAAATTCTAATTTTGAAAACTTAACTTATAAAGAGGATATCAATGTTATAGGATATGATTGGAAAGAATTTAATTTTGATTATTCTAATCCAGATTATATAATGTCTAAAAAGAAATTTTATGTAAAAACTTTAAATGGAGATTATTATAGACTTTTTTTAAAGTATAAAGTGGTAAATGGTTTTGATCGAGAAATAGAAATTTATAAGCAAAAGTTAGAAAAAGAGCGATTGTCAGCTGACGATTTTAAAAATGATTTTTTTAAAATATATCCTACTATACTAACAAATTCAAAATTGAATATTGAAACTCCAGAACCAAAAGAATTTAAAAATATTCAATTATTAACTGCTACTGGTCAAATGGTTTATCAGCAAAATTTAAATTCTATTGTTAATCAATTAGAATTAAATTTACCAGAAAGTCTGAATAAAGGGATTTATATCGTAAAAATAAATACAGCTGATAAAACTCTTACTGCAAGAGTTGTCAAATAA